A single region of the Oleispira antarctica RB-8 genome encodes:
- a CDS encoding putative transposase, probable fragment, with translation MIGIMRNYTQLTEEERYQIYEGITLGLTQTEIADDLDVNKSTISRELKRNTGLRGYRPRQAQILSDSRKLNHSSQRINKQQWDRVEDLIGKDWSPEQTSSWLALNEDIKISHEWIYLHIYQDKKIGGDLHEHLRCQKKRRKR, from the coding sequence ATGATAGGCATTATGAGAAATTACACCCAGCTCACAGAAGAAGAAAGATACCAAATTTATGAAGGTATTACATTAGGTTTGACTCAGACAGAGATTGCTGATGATTTAGATGTTAACAAATCAACTATTTCTCGAGAGTTAAAGCGCAATACTGGCCTACGAGGTTATCGCCCTAGGCAAGCTCAAATCCTATCCGATAGTCGTAAGTTGAACCATTCGTCTCAGCGTATAAATAAACAGCAGTGGGATAGAGTTGAGGACCTAATAGGGAAAGACTGGAGCCCTGAACAAACCAGTAGCTGGCTAGCATTGAATGAAGATATCAAAATTAGCCATGAGTGGATTTATCTGCATATTTATCAAGACAAGAAGATTGGTGGCGATCTGCATGAACATCTGCGCTGTCAAAAGAAAAGGCGTAAGCGCTAG
- a CDS encoding probable transposase (IS30 family), probable fragment, which yields MLIGYRRQVKTITYDNGKEFAGHVDIAKASNSKAYFAHPYSSWERGLNENTNGLIRQYFPKGSDFSLITKKDVKTVMDKINNRPKKCLGFKTPNQVFLGINPPVALTG from the coding sequence ATGCTGATTGGCTATCGTCGCCAAGTTAAAACGATCACCTACGACAATGGAAAAGAGTTCGCAGGTCATGTGGATATTGCAAAGGCGAGTAACTCTAAAGCTTACTTCGCCCACCCATATAGCTCTTGGGAAAGGGGCTTAAATGAAAATACAAATGGATTGATTAGGCAGTATTTTCCGAAAGGCTCAGACTTTTCATTGATCACAAAAAAAGATGTAAAAACAGTGATGGATAAAATTAATAATCGCCCCAAAAAATGCTTAGGATTTAAAACACCCAATCAGGTATTCTTAGGAATAAATCCACCTGTTGCACTTACGGGTTGA
- the czcA gene encoding Cation efflux system protein, with the protein MFNKMIDWSVQNRLLIVIALVALMVGAVFSIPKLNLDAFPDVTNVQVVVNTEAPGLAAEEVEQLITYPIEAVMYALPDVEEVRSISKTGLSGVTVVFKEGTDIYFARQLVFERLQAAKELIPNGVGIPSMGPNTSGLGQIYQYLLVADEKYTNTEGYSVMDLRSLNDWVVKLLIMPVDGVTDILSFGGEVRQYQVNINPSRLLAYQLSQQDISDALENNNSNVGGWYMNRGQEQLVIRGTGWLSSDKKGLEEIRQIPVKTVAGVVVTINDVATVSLGSEIRQGAVTMSTKDAEGNVKNLGEVVTGIVLKRMGSNTKSTIDGINQRVELINQALPEGVRFQTTYDQADLITKAVETVVNALLLAFVFIVIVLTLFLMNLRATFLVLVSIPISIGIALMVMSWYGLSANLMSLGGIAVAIGMLVDGSVVMVENMFKHLNAPRSAGHDSEDNAGNDDGIALRLMQAGREVARPIFFATAIILVVFMPLFSFEGVEAKLFQPMAISIMLAMVSALLVALIIVPALATFMFRAPIVEKESFVLKPLDRLYRRGLTWAMKNAKAVIAIAVGLIISALALVPLLGTEFVPELEEGTINLRVTLAPSSSLETALDVAPKLEAMLLEFPEVTYALSRVGRAEIGGDPEPVNNIEIFLGLKPIPQWTSADNRYALQALMEERLEQFPGLLLNFSQPIATRVDELLSGVKAQLAIKLFGKDLDVLVEKGQAIEKVVKTIEGARDVAMEQIAGEAQLVVTPNRQQLSRYGLSVEDLMSVVRDGLGGRSAGQIINGNERYDIYVRLGKEFRSDESSISELRLQSPTGAWVRLGDVAEVSIESGPPQVRRDDVQRRVVIQANVQGRDMGSVVADIRQAIDLQVDLPAGYSVDIGGQFENQQRAQARLSLVVPVSLALIALLLYFAFSSVGQAMLILVNVPLAVIGGIFSLYISNQYLSVPSSVGFITLFGVAVLNGVVMVESINLRVREAMTQVGESLEDRIRSAAYDGAISRLRPVLMTAITSALGLIPMLLSDGVGAEIQKPLASVIVGGLVTATLLTLFVLPVLYPFFSRKKLESEHIIR; encoded by the coding sequence ATGTTTAATAAAATGATTGATTGGTCGGTACAAAACCGACTGCTCATAGTAATCGCCTTAGTGGCGCTTATGGTGGGTGCCGTATTTAGTATTCCAAAACTAAACTTAGATGCTTTTCCAGATGTAACCAACGTTCAGGTTGTTGTCAATACAGAAGCACCGGGCCTAGCCGCTGAAGAAGTTGAGCAGCTCATCACCTATCCTATTGAAGCAGTGATGTACGCCCTTCCTGATGTGGAAGAAGTACGCTCTATTTCTAAAACCGGTTTATCGGGTGTCACAGTTGTATTCAAGGAAGGCACCGATATTTATTTCGCACGCCAGTTAGTTTTTGAACGCTTACAAGCGGCCAAAGAATTAATTCCTAATGGTGTTGGTATTCCTTCTATGGGACCTAATACTTCGGGTCTTGGCCAGATATACCAATACCTATTGGTTGCTGATGAGAAATACACCAATACTGAAGGTTATTCGGTAATGGATTTACGCAGCCTGAATGACTGGGTTGTGAAGCTATTAATTATGCCTGTTGATGGCGTCACTGACATTTTGTCTTTTGGTGGTGAAGTTCGCCAGTACCAAGTCAATATCAATCCATCACGTCTATTAGCTTACCAACTGAGCCAGCAAGATATTTCTGATGCTCTCGAGAATAACAACTCGAATGTCGGTGGTTGGTATATGAATCGCGGCCAAGAACAATTGGTTATTCGCGGCACGGGTTGGTTATCGTCAGATAAGAAAGGCCTTGAAGAAATTCGTCAGATTCCAGTAAAAACAGTGGCTGGCGTAGTGGTCACTATTAATGATGTTGCTACCGTATCGCTAGGCAGCGAAATCCGCCAGGGCGCGGTAACGATGAGTACAAAAGATGCTGAAGGTAACGTTAAAAATCTAGGTGAAGTCGTTACTGGCATTGTCTTAAAACGCATGGGCTCGAATACTAAATCAACCATTGATGGTATCAATCAGCGTGTTGAGTTAATTAATCAAGCCTTACCCGAAGGTGTACGTTTTCAAACTACTTACGACCAAGCAGATTTAATCACTAAAGCTGTTGAGACCGTTGTTAATGCTTTGTTATTGGCCTTCGTTTTTATCGTGATTGTATTAACCTTATTCTTGATGAACTTGCGCGCGACCTTCTTGGTATTAGTGTCTATTCCGATTTCAATTGGTATCGCGTTAATGGTGATGTCTTGGTATGGCTTATCGGCGAACTTGATGTCATTGGGCGGTATTGCGGTTGCCATTGGTATGCTAGTGGATGGCTCAGTGGTGATGGTCGAGAATATGTTTAAACATCTCAATGCGCCCCGCTCTGCTGGTCACGATAGTGAAGACAATGCTGGAAACGACGATGGTATTGCTTTACGTTTAATGCAAGCAGGCCGAGAAGTTGCACGCCCTATCTTTTTTGCGACGGCCATTATTCTTGTGGTCTTTATGCCGCTGTTTAGCTTTGAAGGCGTGGAAGCAAAATTATTCCAGCCGATGGCTATCAGCATTATGCTTGCCATGGTCTCTGCCCTTTTGGTGGCGTTAATCATTGTGCCTGCATTAGCCACTTTCATGTTCCGTGCACCGATTGTAGAAAAAGAAAGCTTCGTATTAAAACCTCTCGATCGCTTGTATCGTCGTGGTCTTACTTGGGCAATGAAGAATGCCAAAGCCGTGATCGCCATCGCCGTTGGCTTAATTATTTCAGCGCTCGCCTTGGTTCCACTTTTAGGCACTGAGTTTGTGCCTGAATTGGAAGAAGGTACGATTAACTTACGCGTAACACTCGCCCCCTCTTCTAGCTTGGAAACTGCATTAGACGTTGCACCCAAACTTGAGGCGATGTTACTTGAATTTCCTGAAGTAACTTATGCCTTAAGCCGCGTAGGCCGCGCCGAAATTGGTGGTGATCCTGAGCCGGTCAATAACATTGAAATTTTCCTTGGCCTCAAACCTATTCCGCAATGGACCAGTGCCGATAATCGCTACGCATTACAGGCGCTTATGGAAGAAAGACTGGAACAGTTCCCAGGCCTGTTATTGAACTTCTCTCAACCGATTGCAACCCGTGTTGATGAACTTTTATCCGGCGTAAAAGCACAGCTCGCGATTAAGTTATTTGGCAAAGACTTGGATGTATTGGTTGAAAAAGGCCAAGCGATTGAGAAGGTCGTGAAAACAATTGAAGGGGCTCGCGATGTTGCTATGGAACAAATTGCTGGCGAAGCACAGCTGGTAGTTACTCCTAACCGTCAGCAGCTTTCTCGTTATGGTTTAAGCGTAGAAGATTTAATGTCAGTAGTTCGCGATGGTTTGGGCGGTAGATCGGCTGGGCAAATCATTAATGGTAACGAGCGTTATGATATTTATGTTCGCCTTGGTAAAGAGTTCCGCAGTGACGAATCGAGTATCTCTGAGTTACGTTTGCAGTCACCAACGGGGGCATGGGTTCGCTTAGGCGATGTTGCAGAGGTATCTATCGAATCAGGCCCACCACAAGTTCGTCGTGATGATGTTCAGCGTCGCGTCGTGATTCAGGCTAACGTGCAAGGCCGTGATATGGGCAGTGTTGTTGCCGATATTCGCCAAGCGATTGATCTGCAAGTTGATCTACCAGCAGGTTACTCTGTCGACATTGGTGGGCAGTTTGAAAACCAACAGCGTGCGCAGGCAAGACTATCGTTGGTGGTACCGGTGTCGTTAGCGCTAATTGCCTTACTACTGTACTTTGCTTTCTCTTCTGTTGGCCAAGCGATGCTAATTTTGGTGAACGTTCCATTGGCCGTTATTGGTGGTATTTTCTCTTTATATATTTCTAACCAGTATTTATCAGTGCCTAGCTCGGTCGGATTTATTACCCTATTCGGGGTAGCGGTTTTAAACGGCGTAGTCATGGTAGAAAGTATTAATCTGAGAGTACGTGAAGCAATGACTCAAGTCGGAGAATCTCTAGAAGATAGAATTCGCAGCGCGGCCTATGATGGTGCTATCTCTCGCTTACGTCCGGTATTAATGACGGCGATTACTTCGGCCTTGGGTTTAATCCCTATGCTGCTATCCGATGGTGTGGGTGCTGAAATTCAAAAGCCACTTGCCAGTGTCATTGTCGGCGGCTTGGTGACGGCAACATTGTTAACACTGTTTGTTTTACCTGTTCTATATCCTTTCTTTTCTCGTAAGAAGTTGGAGTCTGAACACATAATTAGATAG
- a CDS encoding Co/Zn/Cd efflux system component: MNETCNGPCQKSPAELEINTPEDNGSFDKIFTSEYNVPKMDCPSEERLIRLIFDSIEPPVGLLFDIPERKVRVFHDGNLDEITLKIESLGFGAKLSSTQKSCDKEISKAKAFAKDNEAQETRILMWLLVINASMFMIEIVVGWTAQSAGLIADSLDMFADAAVYGMALFAVGHSIKMKLRAAHLSGWLQLILALGALSEVLRRFVFGSEPVSTLMMGFGLVALIANVTCLMLIFKNKEGGAHMKASWIFSANDVIANLGVILAGFLVAWTGSRYPDLVVGLIIGVIVLNGSRRILQLKS; encoded by the coding sequence ATGAATGAAACGTGTAATGGACCATGCCAAAAATCGCCTGCGGAGTTAGAAATAAATACTCCCGAAGACAACGGGTCTTTTGACAAAATATTTACTAGTGAATATAACGTCCCAAAGATGGACTGTCCTTCTGAAGAACGTTTGATTCGATTAATATTCGATAGCATTGAGCCACCAGTAGGCCTGCTGTTCGATATTCCAGAGCGCAAAGTTAGGGTCTTTCATGATGGTAATTTGGATGAGATAACGTTAAAAATTGAGTCCTTAGGATTTGGCGCAAAGTTAAGTTCAACACAGAAAAGTTGTGATAAAGAGATTTCTAAAGCAAAGGCATTTGCAAAAGACAATGAAGCTCAAGAAACCAGAATACTAATGTGGTTACTTGTCATTAACGCTAGTATGTTTATGATTGAAATAGTCGTGGGTTGGACTGCCCAATCGGCTGGATTGATTGCCGATTCTCTCGATATGTTTGCGGATGCTGCTGTTTATGGCATGGCACTCTTTGCCGTTGGTCATAGTATAAAAATGAAGCTTCGCGCGGCGCATTTATCGGGTTGGTTACAATTAATTTTAGCCCTGGGAGCACTGAGCGAAGTACTCAGACGTTTCGTATTTGGGAGCGAACCTGTTTCAACACTCATGATGGGATTTGGTTTGGTTGCTTTGATAGCTAATGTTACTTGCTTAATGCTGATTTTTAAAAACAAAGAGGGCGGCGCTCACATGAAAGCCAGTTGGATTTTCTCAGCGAATGATGTCATTGCTAATTTGGGCGTAATTTTAGCGGGTTTTCTGGTTGCTTGGACGGGATCAAGATACCCAGATTTAGTCGTTGGCTTAATTATAGGCGTAATAGTTCTCAACGGCTCACGTCGTATATTACAATTAAAATCCTAA
- a CDS encoding Secretion protein HlyD, with the protein MKNTQRNLLALAISQVLIFSPSAFAGDGHDHSPAEFKTEIHDHQKEMGYQAHNEEGHEEESEHDEHDDGDEQHDHAKTSSADEEEHGEGGVTLSAQQMKIAGIQSTVIEPYQVEFSRYAPAEIKANGYTSYLASPRVDSVVLKRHANLGEHVEKGQPLVTLFSETVADAQAQYLSNSAEWKRVSQLGRKAVGDKRFISAKADYQAASSRLLAYGLDAASIKSLGKNNQALLGEYTLKAQIDGAVLSDNFHQGQRISAGTELMELANETELWVEARLPANQNLTLDKGTEAIIKVGTESFVGTVAQEAHTIDEVTRTRIVRLLVNNSAHRLHPGMFTDVYFQFESERPVMAVDEGAILRGADGDWTVYVEDHPGEFLPVEVERGRSFGELREIVGIKAGSKVVTSGAFFVASQIAKGGFDPHNH; encoded by the coding sequence ATGAAAAACACACAGCGTAATTTATTAGCTCTCGCCATTAGCCAGGTTTTAATTTTCTCACCTTCTGCTTTTGCCGGAGATGGTCATGACCATAGCCCAGCGGAATTTAAAACTGAAATTCATGATCATCAAAAAGAAATGGGCTACCAAGCTCATAATGAAGAAGGCCACGAAGAAGAGTCAGAACACGACGAGCATGACGATGGCGATGAACAACACGATCATGCAAAAACAAGTTCAGCAGATGAAGAAGAACACGGCGAAGGCGGTGTAACGCTAAGTGCTCAGCAAATGAAAATTGCAGGAATTCAATCTACAGTAATTGAACCTTACCAAGTTGAATTTAGCCGCTATGCCCCTGCTGAAATAAAAGCCAATGGTTACACCAGCTACCTAGCATCACCTCGTGTTGATTCTGTTGTTCTTAAGCGCCACGCCAATCTGGGTGAACACGTAGAAAAAGGCCAGCCTCTTGTTACCTTATTCAGTGAAACCGTGGCGGATGCCCAAGCTCAATACTTATCCAATAGTGCTGAATGGAAACGTGTGAGTCAGCTGGGCCGTAAAGCCGTAGGCGACAAACGTTTCATCAGCGCCAAGGCTGATTACCAAGCGGCCTCTAGTCGCTTATTAGCTTATGGACTGGATGCAGCCTCTATTAAGTCGCTCGGCAAAAACAACCAAGCGCTACTAGGTGAATACACGCTAAAAGCACAAATCGACGGCGCCGTATTATCAGATAATTTCCATCAAGGTCAGCGCATCAGCGCGGGCACTGAGTTAATGGAATTGGCTAATGAAACTGAACTTTGGGTTGAAGCACGCTTACCTGCTAACCAAAATTTAACATTGGATAAAGGTACCGAAGCCATTATTAAAGTAGGTACCGAAAGCTTTGTCGGCACGGTGGCTCAAGAAGCTCATACCATTGATGAAGTAACCCGTACTCGTATCGTTCGCTTATTGGTGAATAACAGCGCTCACCGTTTACACCCTGGTATGTTTACTGATGTTTATTTTCAGTTTGAAAGCGAACGTCCTGTTATGGCAGTGGACGAAGGCGCTATTTTACGCGGTGCCGATGGTGACTGGACAGTTTATGTAGAAGATCATCCAGGCGAATTTTTACCGGTAGAAGTTGAACGCGGCCGGTCTTTTGGTGAGTTACGCGAAATTGTAGGTATTAAGGCAGGCAGTAAGGTGGTGACTTCCGGAGCATTTTTTGTGGCATCACAAATTGCTAAGGGCGGCTTCGATCCGCACAACCATTAA
- the czcD1 gene encoding Cation efflux family protein, with protein sequence MSSNHSHSHTPTNENGDTSSKRIAWVFFLNFAFTVIEFIGGWLTNSTAIMSDAVHDLGDTLSIGSAWILNKLGKKKATDDFSYGFRRLSLYGAMINSLVLIGGSAFVLSEAIPRLFDPVMPDATGMLGLAILGVTVNGFAAYRLSAGQSLNEKVLNWHLLEDVLGWVGVLIVSIVLMFAELPILDPLLSIAFTLFILVNVSRNFWTTLKLFAQSTPDATLGKNIGSALKDIEGINNVHHLHLWSLDGENHVLTAHLTLKEALDSSAQMQLKEHINTALEHFHLQHTTIELEWPDEICRDGSM encoded by the coding sequence ATGTCCTCTAACCACAGTCATTCACATACCCCTACTAATGAGAATGGAGATACTAGTTCTAAGCGAATCGCGTGGGTATTTTTTCTAAATTTTGCATTCACAGTCATCGAATTTATTGGTGGCTGGCTAACTAATAGTACAGCAATCATGTCAGACGCAGTACATGATCTAGGGGATACTTTATCCATTGGCAGTGCCTGGATTCTAAACAAGTTGGGTAAGAAAAAAGCAACTGATGATTTCAGTTACGGCTTTCGTCGTTTATCGCTCTACGGCGCAATGATCAACAGCTTGGTTTTAATTGGTGGCTCTGCTTTTGTTCTTAGCGAAGCGATTCCCCGCTTATTCGACCCTGTAATGCCTGATGCAACCGGAATGCTAGGACTCGCTATTTTAGGTGTCACGGTAAATGGATTTGCAGCTTATCGACTCAGTGCTGGCCAGAGCTTAAACGAAAAAGTGCTCAACTGGCATTTACTAGAAGATGTATTAGGATGGGTTGGTGTATTAATTGTATCTATCGTCTTAATGTTCGCAGAATTACCGATTCTTGATCCTTTGTTATCAATCGCATTTACGTTATTTATTTTGGTTAATGTTTCGCGTAACTTTTGGACGACGTTAAAACTTTTCGCTCAATCAACACCTGATGCAACACTCGGAAAAAATATTGGTAGTGCATTAAAAGATATAGAAGGTATTAATAATGTTCATCACTTACATCTATGGTCACTGGATGGTGAGAATCACGTTTTAACGGCTCACCTAACACTGAAAGAAGCGTTGGACTCTTCTGCACAAATGCAGCTTAAAGAACACATAAACACGGCTTTAGAACACTTCCACCTGCAGCACACAACAATAGAGCTTGAGTGGCCTGATGAAATCTGCAGAGATGGGTCTATGTAA
- a CDS encoding probable transcriptional regulator, MerR domain, with translation MTGCSVQSIRFYEKERLLTAPKRSDGNYRLYDKSNLEQLAFIKRCRNLDITLAEIKLLLDLKRLPEIQCEAVNFLLDKHIVQIGFRMSELEKLKASLIKLRSKCSRDQIVENCGILQDLSGK, from the coding sequence TTGACTGGCTGCTCAGTGCAGTCAATTCGTTTCTATGAAAAGGAGCGGTTATTAACTGCTCCAAAACGTAGTGATGGCAATTACCGACTTTATGATAAAAGCAATCTGGAGCAATTAGCTTTCATTAAACGCTGCCGGAATCTGGATATTACACTTGCTGAAATCAAGCTGCTACTCGATTTAAAGCGGTTACCGGAAATTCAATGTGAAGCAGTTAATTTTTTACTTGACAAACATATAGTACAAATCGGTTTCCGCATGAGCGAGCTAGAAAAATTGAAAGCGTCGCTAATTAAACTAAGATCAAAATGTAGTAGAGATCAAATCGTAGAAAATTGTGGTATTTTGCAAGACTTGTCTGGTAAATAA